The region ATTCCGATGGGATCGAGCTATATCATGGCCTGACACGGTATTTTCACTACTACAATGAGGAACGCAGACATTCGTCGTTGGACAAGAGGACTCCAGCGGATGTATACAGGGGCAGTTTCAATGTTCATTGACTTGGCTCGTATCCGTTGTTCCGCTCCGCCCTCGGCCCTTCGGGCCGCCCCTACGGGGACGGGCTACGCTCCACAACGGATACGGCAAATCGCCTCCTCGGAGGCTCGAACTCGGACGCCGGGCTCCACCTTAAAATGACCGCTCAGTGGTCCAAAGGATGGGGGAAGGCGCAGACAAATTCAGTCGTACTTGACGGTTTTTCCACCGGGTAGGGGGAGCCCTCTCTGGATTGCCCATAAGGTGGCATAGCCCATGAAACTGTCCATCATGGTTTTGTCGCTTGTAGGTCCGAAAGCGTGAACCCGCTCCCTGGTGTGATAGGGGAGAAGTGTCCCCTCCAAAATTTTCATACAGGTCGGTGGCTGCTGGAATTTGCAGCATTTTCTGGAGGGGGGGTAACGTTGCCAGGCAGGCTTGAGCCTATCACAACGATGATGTATAATGAAGGCTAGTTGAGAGACTTGCGTTCAAAGTTCACACTTTGTTCACACCACGGTTCTTTGAGAGAGCGGAGCTGTCCATCAATATGGATTGATTGAGACGGCATCCATGAACGAGAGAGGGTTGACGTTGCCTAGCCGCGCCCTGCGAACAGCCCCATCCATGACTTCCATTGTTGACACGCCCCCGCCATTTCCATAATAGTGTCAAACCCGTGCCGGGATGGCGGAATTGGTAGACGCAGCGGACTCAAAATCCGCCGGGTTCACGCCCTTGCGAGTTCGAGTCTCGCTCCCGGTACCACAATAAAAACAAGCTCCTGCGCACCGTTTCTCGCGGTTCGCGGGAGCTTTGTTTTTGGGGCGAAGCGGGGTTGTCCAACCCCTGTCCAACCTTTTGCGTTTGCATTACAATGAGGCTTGCATCCACTGAAATTTGTTTTACGTTTTGAGTCAGGTCACTTCTGTGGGCTTTCTGGTTATTTGTACGGAAAATTCCGTTAATTTGATGGGTAACTGAGGTGCCAAATGGATAAAGAGATGCTGAGACTTCAAGAGATATTATTCTGGCGATATCAATACCATAGCCGGGCAGCATTGCTTGAGTCTTCCCCTTCTTGGAATGAGATACTACGGGCTGTAACCTCTTGGCAGGATGCGGAACTTGAATTTGATACCCCTCGTTTTGTTGCGAATGCGATATTTAGTTGCAGGTATACAAATGCATCGTCATACGATTTGAAACGCGTTCCTCAGGAATTATTATATTATTTTCACCTGTATACTGATCTTGCAATTAAATATGAATACGAGCTGATCGATATTATGTACCCTTTGCAAGGTGCTGAATTGCTTGAAATGTTCGTATGTAGTGACTCTACTCCAGTCCCTCCAATATTGTTTGATACGAAAGATACAGTCGAAAAATATTTCATTAAGTCAATCACAAGGTTGCTCACAAAATTAAAGTTTTATTCTGTTGACCACTCAGGACTGTCAGAGAAACTTGCAAAGATAGTAAAGAGAAAATTTGAATACAATATGGCACAAAGAATCAGTTCTACTGCGGTAGATAAAAGTATTGCAGCGGATAGGCGTAAGGTAATTGCTGGCCTTTTAATCGATTTGTTAGATGATCATGAGCGATACAAGTCGCCTTCTGCTCCCCAGAATGACGCGAGAAGGATTAAGTTCTTCACGATGTATAATAAATATGCAGATATTGAATATAGGGCAGGTTGCAATCGAGCGCGCGCAATCGGCCTCTTTCTTTGGGATGCAAAGTACTTGCAAAACAAGCCGACGGAAAAGGCCTTAAGGGAGGTGAGGAGATATTATCCTTCTGACGAAAAGGGAAACCCGACTGATTCGAAGATGTTGGGTTGGAGGAAGTGTACAGAGGAATGTGTTAGGAATAAAGCGGTGTTAACTGTATCACGGTAATTAATTTTTTTAACCGGGATGTTTTCCTCATCCTCCTAAGCATAGGACAAGTTTATACACAAACGCGAAGCGATTTTCGTTTGGCGCTCGGTCGCTTCGAAAAATGCTTCAGCAAGCTTAGGAGGAGATTATGTCTGCCCCGTTTGTTCTTAAATTGAGTGATTCGTTTCCTGCCATCATTTCCCGTAGAGATGTCGGTCGCTTTACCGGCGGTCTGATCGCTCCACGCACAATGGCCAATCTTGATTCGCTGGGGCAAGGCCCCCGACAAAGGCTTCGGCTAGGGCGCAATGTCGGGTATACGCGCGAGGCATTTCTGGATTGGCTTGCGGGACGATTGGAGGTGGAAGATGCATCCTGAGGTCCTTTCACCATTTCAGGTGCTCCCGCTTAAGGCTCGGGAGTATGCGATATCGGTCTCCCAAGTTTTAAAGGCCGATTCGGACATGGTTGCTCAAGGGATTCTGGGTGTTGCGCATCTGGCATCCTTAGGGGTCCTCGAAATTGAGGTGGGAGAGAACTGGACGGAGCCCAGCGCGTGCTTTTTTGTGACCGGAGCAAACTCCGGACATAGAAAATCGCCCACGTCGAAAAAGCTTGAAACCGCTCTGCATCACAGTATCGACAAATATCTCCTGCCTGATGAGAGGGAAGCTCAGCGGATTACCGCTGAACGGGCGTTGGTGGAGGTGCAGATAAAAACGCTCATGCGCGCCGCTGCGAAATCCTCATCTGAGGATACCGACCC is a window of Paucidesulfovibrio longus DSM 6739 DNA encoding:
- a CDS encoding integrase core domain-containing protein; the encoded protein is MTRYFHYYNEERRHSSLDKRTPADVYRGSFNVH